Below is a window of Gossypium hirsutum isolate 1008001.06 chromosome A12, Gossypium_hirsutum_v2.1, whole genome shotgun sequence DNA.
ATTTGTGGAGCAACCGACTACCCCATCGAATGCGTAAGATTCATTTCTCCGTACTTGAACGACGGTATCAAAATCGACCCACTCAACGTCCTTAAAGTCGGGATTCACGTAGCGACTAACATGACCATAGAAGCCCTCAATCTCGCTAGAAAGATTAGGGACGGCCCCAGAACCTCACCAAATGCTCAATCATGCCTTAGCGTATGCGCCGAAAACTACGACTTAATCCCCGACGGCAACGAACTCGCGCTACGTGCCATCGAGGAACGCAACTGGAGCGATTTGAGAAACAAGCTGAGCGGCGATCTGACCAGCGTAAACACCTGCATCGACGTGTACCATGAAGGTAACTTGGCATCACCGATGAGGGACATGGATTCAGATCTTTTAGCTCTGTACAGAGTCCTCCTTCATATCGCTGTCGACATGGTCAAGTTTTAGTCGGAACTGAACTACCATTTaagaactaaaataaattttaaagtgtCGAAACGTTGTGTTCTTTTTGTTGGAATCTTATGTTCTTCGCTcttttataattgttttttttattaaaacatttttatttatatatattttttaaaaaaggatcGTTTTTTTTTCTCGAACTTCAATGTTGGAAGATCATCCTTTATAATACAAATTGTGTAttaatgtatatacataaatactacttttataaataaataaaaatgtatatttttatttacaatatttatattattatgtaatCTAACATTTTAGATTTTTACTCGATAAAAGGTaccatttaaatattattaattttagattataaTACATTTACGATCtgatatagaaattaaatatgaCTTTGGTCGAAGGTAAGTCACTAGAGTTGTCTATTTCTATATATTATTAGAGAATTTAGAGAATAAGATTTAGGGTTTGTTATTCTactaaaatatatgtatttggtaAAAAAAACCTCTTCAATTCTTTTCAATCTCAAAAATgagtaattaaagataattaatcatGTTATTAATGTCTTCAGTCAATTGTacgtaattttaattggtatGAGAACAAATTTAGCTGTTGATGGTTACatgttttgtcaatttggtctaGATTTGTTAAATCATTTACATAAATATTCTAAGCTAAATTTGTAAAATCGTTACTATACTGATAAAATATGTCAactttgagggttaaatttgttattataccaatcaaaattatgtgcATTTGACAAAAAACATTAACATcgtgattaatttttttaaaggaatcAATTTTCTTGATTTCGaaactaaaagaaactaaagaaatCGTTTTACTAGTATTTTTCAAGTTTATCTGTAAGGACCTTATAGTCAGGGGTGTTGGAAAATGCATTCCCAGGACTCCATTCCCATAAATCGGACtcgtaaatttttttaataaatatttacatagttagttgtgtagttaattaagttccggttaagtgaatttgtatgaattaagagttattatagtttaaggactaaatcgcgtatagggtgaaagttgaattatagattaaagattaaGTAAATGGGCTAAAGAAGTAATTATGCCTTATTCTATTAAGTGGACCCCAttagtgaattatatatataacttatataaattttattttatatattataatagttaaagttaaatatgtaataatattaagaaatcttaataattaagtaaatgtatatatgtattatataataataaaataaagtataataaaacaaatagtaataaacgaaatagaaaacCATGTAAATTAAacaggaaagaaaagaaagaaaaaaaaagaaagggagaaaggaAGAACGCACCGCCTAGGGACTTCTAGGTTTAAACTTCAattggttaattaatttagtctttttccttgtaatttttatgtttttggaatcttagTATATAGGGCTACCCGacctatgttgaaattttagcattgattaagtttttaaatgttgttaatgttgaatagttttagtattagggattaaattgatagatttttaagctagaaatagaaaaggattaaattgtagaataaattttaattttgagtaataggaattaaattgtaaaaattttgaaatttaagggtttaattgaaaatagggagttaaatttaatttaaagagaaatttgtatgaaaatatagcattaaatgtaaagaataaaaattagtttcggtttagggactaagttgaaatttaggcaaatattgagtaaaaattgaaatattcaatatgaaattgaattgtgttatattgatggattttaattgttttaattatgtagttaacgtcgtaccggaatcctcgactaaaaaggggaaggataaaatcgacgtcaAATAGCTTgaaattcacggtttgtattGCTATAAACTGaacctagttgttaattgttgtaatttgatttaatgcatatggtaagtgtttgaggtgagtatttgacattttgatagttgattgaaatggattgaattggtatataaattattaatgtattgattattgaattgaaaggAATGTATGTGCTAATCTGAAAGTTGGATATTGGTTattatagattgaattgaattcatgtgtgtatgtgattatatgaaaattttatattggatattcgttattttttaaatttgaaattaaaccctattaattgtattGGGTTGAGTTGGATATAaatagcatgccataggataagaAAAGTTCAGTGATTTCTTTGACTTCGAGCCGataaggcactaggtgccaatttacttcgatttaaccgatgagacactgggtgtcaatgtATAGCGCTGAGCGCAGTTATTACTTCAAATTTATCCGATGAGACACTAAGTGCCAAACCgatgtgttggttggatttgtgtatccgtccgagtccgagtccgAGCCGTGTTAATAGGGgtgaataaataataaagttctataatTCATATTGaatggcatggtatgagaaatggaagtgataTAGTGAACTGAAAatggaatgtgaaatatgttataaacacatgaaatatatgagttatatactcatgaattgaatatggaatggataatgctattgtttaaatgaaatgtagtttgatatgtgaataactatttatataacaattgtgtgaattgggacattgttaatcaaatgaaatatgataacaTGTGTAAATTGAATGTAGTATGAAATGATGTGCTAATATGTATGAATTCAAAAGGTTGGCATATGATAGTTGTGatcttaattattaatatgtgttATAATTAAATTGTGCATTTTGTATTCTATCGTCTTTAAATGTTCGAgatatagaaatatcactgagttttactcagcgtacagttttgCTTTTCGTGCacaggttaggtacttctcttttgatcgTCGATTCAGCATTTAGCaacaatcccgaactcaaatgtggtgatgtttatcttttgtgtcggcatgtacctaggatgtctaattgatagttattttgtggatatatcactgagttttactcagcgtacagttttgCTTTTTGTGCacaggttaggtacttctcttttgatcgTCGATTCAGCATTTAgcaacgatcccgaactcaaatgtggtgatgtttatcttttgtgtcagcatgtacctaggatgtctaattgatagttattttgtggatgaattgtaaatgaggttataagtgtAATGTTCGTTTGGTATTTGTGTAAACATGTGTCTGTGTTGGAAGCCATAGTATGGCATGGTGTATTGAAGCAATGCTTGAtatgtgcatgtgaatttaagttaatgttttaggTCGATATGAGCTAGGCCAAGTTGATagattttggcatgtttataatttttatttaatgatgcattgatgatatgttttgatgatataaatgtggtaccaatgagggtacattggttaggcacctagaatgattgttttggcatgttttgaaatgtttgaaatgaatgattagaTTACGATTACTCAGTAATACTCTGAAATCCTATTCCAACAACGGAtacagattaggggtgttacattatctgTTGAATTCCACCAAGATTTGTTGATGAAATTTGATTATGAATATCtaagttcatatttttatttttcgcctcatctaaaaacttaaaataactcATAaggctaaaaatattttttttatttatttgaattatatatgtgaacATTAAGTTATACCAAATTTATATATCATATAGTATAATTCATGTTTGTTTAAGTTTGATACGACTAAAAATATGAATATCATCAATTTTTGCCTAAATTCGTTCAATTTGTAaataattcattcaaatatattttaaacttgtctatattattatttttttatttcagtaattattctatttctttatttaataatttatatgttgtttttcttttttattaacattttataaATAGGTAACTTATTACATTATAATGTTATATGGATATAACGGGTATGcgatataattatataaaataaaatcggTTAAAGTATGTCATAAGTCtcttacttttcaaaattttagaatttaatccttatacttttatttataagaatttagttcttctattttttagatttcaaaattcaagttcaattgttAAACAATGTTAAAAGTAGGCCTAATTCACGATTTGGTCCCCAAGGTATACTCATTTTTTCACTTTGATACCTAAACCTTTTTTATCCCAATTTGATACTAAAGTGTCCTTTTAGTATGGTTTATAGTCCAAAAAGTTAACtcgcaatttaaaaaaaaaaatcaacacggcctttatattttcataaaaaatattacttaaattattttttacttaacaatatatttattaaaattaaaattaattaataaaaatatttttaattcattttttcagttatctcttcctctctttctctctctctccatCTTCTTTCCCACTCCATCTTTCTTTCCAATACAAACAAGCATACTAATATCTTTCTCTATATTAccacatgcatattcatatcaTAACTATCAACACTATACACCcaaaaaaaaatgcataaaaaaatcaCTAACTCAAATTTTGGTTTTTTGGGTATTGTTTGGTTGATTTAAATGGTGAAAGAGAAGTTTATAAAGAGGAGAATAATATACTGAAACTTGAAGAGAATCTAACAGGGAAAAAACACCTAGATTTGgtgtgaaagttttgagattGATTTGTAGATATACAAAAATCTAGTGTTCTTTTGACAAAATAAATGCTGAAATTGAAAAGAGGGGTTTGGAAACAAGAGAATGGTGAAATTTGGATTCAAATGACTATTGGTGAGCGGAGGCTGGAGGAGGCTATTGATGCCAAAATCCGGAAATTTTTAAGGTTTAGTTTGATTTTTGGTTTGaaacttttaaagaaaattttaaattaattaaagtaaatgTAATGTATAAAATGTTATTTAAAGGAGATTATAAACTATTTTGAGTTTGTTTTTGTTTAGATTTTGGTGAACAAAAATATAAGAGAATTTAATTCTTCTCTTTTCTCACATGATGAAGAACACTCAATAATTTTGTTAGATTTTTTGggttaaaaacatttaaatatttttatggaattaatggatttttagttttatactttattattatatattttttgaattgtttatatatttatttatattttataatttttttaaaattgatatataaatatataataaaaatatattttttaaaattaaaaacgccatatggaattttttttattgtgcgCTTATTTTTTAACGGGGATAAAAAATTGGACCAAAATATATAATGGAATGATACTTTAGGTACTGAATTaggaaaaaaaagtttaggtatcaaagtggaaaaaaaattatatttcggTGTTAAATCGTGAATTAAGccctaaaattattttgttaaatttagattcGTTACAAGGTGATATTTTTAGTTACATAGCTACCAAgtgtatttcttttatttcaaaatgttacactaacaaaattaacaaaaaaagttAATAGTGCTAATAGTTGGACTTAAATTTGACATTTAAaaagtaaagaaattaaatttatagaaataaaagtataaggacaaaattttaagtttgtGAAAAGTACAAAtacttatgatatattttaacaaataaaataatatattacaatatttataaACAAACTTAGTTGAGAGctcaaattataatttaaaagggtcaaacttttttttactcaaacccttttttttatttaatatttttgtgaaACCCTTTTAGATTTAAAAGcaaactttaatttatttattcaattccTAAATCGATTATAATTGTTcgaatatttaaattaaaagataatatgcACTTAAGCACATTCAAGCTCACATCCTTCTGATTATTGCAACATCAATTATGCTAATTGAGTTAAGATTCAAccaataccaaaatttttaaaactagACCAATGGTCAAACCAGTTAAATCATTAGTTTTTTGTTTGACCGGTTTgttcattttaattaaatagattattaaaaaattcataaaattaattttttaaaaaagtagagAAAACAAGtacaattaattttttagttCGGTTCAATCAGTTTGGAGTAGTTTACAGATCAATTAGTTTAATCCCTCTCTCTATACTTGTACTCTAGCTGATTCTCAATCCGATCCCAATTAAACAATATTAACTGGCATGAAACTTTTAAAGTTGTGCAAGTAACtctatcaaaattttaattgtgCTTGGACACCCTAGACCAATGGGCCAAACatcaaatttctaaaatcttttgTTAAATATATCTAAGTCTCAAAGGTTTAGGTGTAATTTGTTTGGAACTTAAAATTTGGTCAAACAAGCGGATCATTTTGTAGTTGTTTGGTTAATATCAATATTGTTTAAATTGAATCAGATAGTTCATTAGACTAAAATTTGGTCAAAATATCGATTTGGGAAGAGAGATTAAACCGATTTAGTTATGAACTACTTGAATTCGAATGAATCAGCaaaactgatttttttatttttgatatatttttatttttttaaaaataatttatttaaaccaaataaactgATTATGGAATCGaaccaattttgaaaaaaaaaatcagtccGTTGCTAAAGCCATCGCCGCCCATAAGCCCTAGAACTCGAGATAAATGAAACCCCAAATTACACGCCAATACATTGGCTGAAACAAAGTGGTTTTCATTTTGGGTTTAAATCTATTTCAGAAATTCAGAGAGCTAAAACGTAGATTAAAAAAAATGGCGCACACATGCGTTACGACATCAGCCTCATCGATTCGGTTCAGTTCTTTGCTTTACAACCCAAATTCAAGCACCAGTCTTGATTCTCATAACTTGTCCTTTCCTTCCCATACTCGTCGTACAAGGTACTCTAATAgcaatttcaaattaaaatattttttcttgagTTAATCGTTTAATTCACTAGGATTGATTAAAAACcatgttttttgtttttattttaatgttggtTTGTTTATAGAGTGTGTAAGATGTtgggtttattttgtttttaattgtcAAATAATTTACTGAGTTTGAAAGCTTAATTGTTCATAAAAAATTCAGGAAATTGAAGAAGCTAGTTAGTAATCAAAGTAATGTAGTAATGGGTTTTCAGCCAAAGGATTTTTGGGCTGCAGAGACAAGCTCTCGGAAGGGAATTTGGTCAATAAGGTACAAGCTTGTTTTAAACTGCACCTCTATGttgttgttttcattttttttaatggaaaacTATTATAAAAGAGTTGAAGTATTGTTTTGTAACTATGCAGGGATGATTTGCAGCTCCCATCATCGGCTTACAT
It encodes the following:
- the LOC107943114 gene encoding pectinesterase inhibitor 10, whose protein sequence is MGIKRSILLISIFSLAAISACARPPSDITDTPESPDSTPESPDSTPESPDSTPEAPDDDYSPNAPDEAADGYAPPPEAPTPSATFTILPGGSYPELDQICGATDYPIECVRFISPYLNDGIKIDPLNVLKVGIHVATNMTIEALNLARKIRDGPRTSPNAQSCLSVCAENYDLIPDGNELALRAIEERNWSDLRNKLSGDLTSVNTCIDVYHEGNLASPMRDMDSDLLALYRVLLHIAVDMVKF